Proteins from a single region of Verrucosispora sp. NA02020:
- a CDS encoding iron-containing alcohol dehydrogenase family protein, whose protein sequence is MPLLARTVTTPLSIEVRRGAVANLGVLLADRRISGGGDVAVVVGPGQGEKIADLCRPSLGSADIFTVTGGTVDSAQELGDQLRRRHYDAVVGIGGGKTIDTAKYAATRYAIPMVTVATSLANDGIASPVASLTHEGGKGSYGVHIPIAVLVDLDFVENGPDRQTQAGIGDAVSNLSACADWELAHRVRDEPIDGLAVTLARTGAEALVNHPGKITDDAFLTTLAEALILGGISMSICGSSRPASGGDHEISHAIDHLYPGTGSHGEQVGLGALFCTFLRGDLERFGQLSTCLHRHGLAVRPDELGLTDEQFVEAVAFAPRTRPDRYTILEHLALSADDIRTRLGDYVDALREHLG, encoded by the coding sequence GTGCCGTTACTAGCGCGCACCGTCACCACACCGCTGTCGATCGAGGTCCGCCGAGGGGCGGTGGCCAACCTCGGCGTGCTGCTGGCCGACCGGCGGATCTCCGGTGGTGGCGACGTCGCGGTGGTGGTCGGCCCCGGACAGGGCGAGAAGATCGCCGACCTGTGCCGGCCCTCACTCGGCTCGGCCGACATCTTCACGGTGACCGGCGGCACCGTCGACTCCGCGCAGGAGCTTGGCGACCAGCTCCGGCGCCGGCACTACGACGCGGTCGTCGGCATCGGCGGCGGCAAGACCATCGACACCGCCAAGTACGCCGCCACCCGTTACGCCATTCCGATGGTCACCGTGGCGACGAGCCTCGCCAACGACGGCATCGCCTCCCCGGTGGCGTCGCTGACCCACGAGGGCGGCAAGGGCTCGTACGGCGTGCACATCCCGATCGCCGTCCTGGTCGACCTCGACTTCGTGGAGAACGGGCCGGACCGGCAGACCCAGGCCGGCATCGGCGACGCGGTGAGCAACCTGAGCGCCTGCGCCGACTGGGAACTGGCCCACCGGGTACGCGACGAGCCGATCGACGGGCTCGCCGTGACGCTCGCCCGGACCGGTGCCGAAGCCCTGGTCAACCATCCCGGCAAGATCACCGACGACGCCTTCCTGACCACGCTGGCCGAGGCACTCATCCTCGGCGGGATCTCCATGTCGATCTGCGGCTCCAGCCGCCCGGCGAGCGGTGGCGACCACGAGATCTCGCACGCCATCGACCACCTCTACCCGGGCACCGGCTCGCACGGCGAACAGGTCGGCCTGGGCGCGTTGTTCTGCACCTTCCTCCGGGGCGACCTGGAACGCTTCGGTCAGCTCAGCACCTGCCTGCACCGGCACGGCCTGGCCGTCCGGCCCGACGAGCTGGGCCTCACCGACGAGCAGTTCGTCGAGGCGGTCGCCTTCGCGCCGCGTACCCGACCGGACCGCTACACCATCCTCGAACACCTCGCGTTGTCCGCTGACGACATCCGGACCCGGCTGGGAGACTACGTTGACGCCCTCCGTGAGCACCTTGGCTGA
- a CDS encoding CDP-alcohol phosphatidyltransferase family protein produces MSTLAEPSHPTVADFHRVNRGGGLFSESVSQWIGAVFALVAQRLGLRPTALTITNLVLGLATSVTVVALAGPVAAGDVPAWVVGLLALLGWQIAYALDCADGQLARVTGQGSAAGARVDVLCDVAAQIALVAALSATAVAQVPSTPVWLVAAFAGTWMVNLVTSVMQSGPNAASMVTSTSLPVRLVKLVRDYGAVIFVAALVLAFAPALVFWVVVAFTVVNGGFLLASIAFSARASL; encoded by the coding sequence GTGAGCACCTTGGCTGAGCCTTCGCACCCCACGGTCGCCGACTTCCACCGGGTGAACCGGGGTGGCGGTCTGTTCAGCGAGTCCGTGAGCCAGTGGATCGGCGCCGTCTTCGCGCTGGTCGCCCAGCGGCTCGGACTCCGCCCCACCGCGCTGACCATCACCAACCTGGTACTCGGTCTGGCCACCTCGGTCACCGTGGTCGCGCTCGCCGGTCCGGTCGCCGCCGGTGACGTACCCGCCTGGGTGGTCGGGTTGCTCGCGCTGCTCGGCTGGCAGATCGCGTACGCCCTGGACTGCGCCGACGGACAGCTCGCCCGGGTGACCGGTCAGGGCAGCGCGGCCGGGGCCCGGGTCGACGTGCTCTGCGACGTGGCGGCCCAGATCGCCCTGGTCGCCGCGCTCTCCGCGACCGCCGTGGCGCAGGTGCCGTCGACGCCCGTGTGGTTGGTGGCGGCCTTCGCGGGCACCTGGATGGTCAACCTGGTGACCTCGGTGATGCAGTCCGGCCCGAACGCCGCCAGCATGGTCACCTCCACCAGCCTGCCGGTCCGCCTGGTGAAGCTGGTCCGCGACTACGGCGCAGTGATCTTCGTAGCCGCCCTGGTGCTGGCCTTCGCTCCGGCGCTCGTCTTCTGGGTCGTGGTCGCCTTCACCGTGGTGAACGGCGGCTTCCTGCTCGCCAGCATCGCCTTCTCCGCCCGCGCCTCCCTCTAA